In one Rutidosis leptorrhynchoides isolate AG116_Rl617_1_P2 chromosome 8, CSIRO_AGI_Rlap_v1, whole genome shotgun sequence genomic region, the following are encoded:
- the LOC139864097 gene encoding protein ALP1-like, whose protein sequence is MAEELDAEEAEEAANDDRVRKRRVYLRRDREEAEPLPSHFEYFIQKRDALGRLGFTTEQKITSALRQLAYGTAVDIYLRKPTSSDIARLYSAHEEKHGFKGMLGSIDCMHWKWKNCPVAWKGQYTSGHQKHPTIVLEAIASYDTWIWHAFFGAAGANNDVNVLNQSSLFDDIKNGNAPFAPFTVNGHDYLNGYYLSDGIYPDWATLIKAYSTPTDEPRAKFKQFQESARKDVERTFGVLQGRFHILQMAGRPHSVNKLRRILYYCVLLHNMIVEDNGFNITWLEEELLATDEANPNYVRNRSTSRDVREQEIRDRNVHDQLRQDLTEHIWSLPPNFRTMNA, encoded by the exons ATGGCCGAAGAATTGGATGCTGAAGAAGCTGAAGAAGCTGCCAACGATGACCGAGTTCGAAAGCGTCGAGTTTACCTTCGTAGAGATCGTGAAGAAGCAG AACCTTTACCTAGTCATTTCGAGTATTTTATACAAAAAAGAGATGCGCTTGGTAGACTAGGTTTTACTACCGAGCAAAAGATTACATCTGCGTTGCGTCAATTGGCGTATGGTACAGCAGTAGACAT ATATTTGAGGAAACCAACTAGTAGTGATATAGCTCGCTTGTATAGCGCTCATGAAGAAAAGCATGGTTTCAAGGGAATGCTTGGAAGCATTGACTGCATGCATTGGAAGTGGAAAAATTGTCCAGTTGCTTGGAAAGGGCAATATACGAGTGGTCATCAAAAACACCCAACCATTGTTCTTGAAGCCATTGCTTCATATGATACGTGGATTTGGCATGCATTCTTCGGTGCTGCGGGTGCAAACAACGATGTGAATGTTTTGAATCAATCTTCATTATTCGATGACATCAAAAATGGAAATGCACCATTTGCTCCATTTACTGTTAATGGTCATGATTACTTGAATGGTTATTATTTATCCGATGGGATTTACCCAGATTGGGCAACATTAATCAAGGCGTATTCGACACCAACCGATGAGCCACGTGCAAAATTCAAACAATTTCAAGAAAGTGCACGTAAGGATGTGGAGAGAACATTCGGTGTTCTTCAAGGTAGATTCCATATTCTACAAATGGCTGGACGACCACATAGTGTGAACAAATTAAGACGAATATTGTATTATTGTGTGCTCTTGCACAACATGATAGTCGAGGATAACGGGTTTAACATTACATGGCTCGAGGAAGAATTACTTGCCACTGATGAAGCAAATCCTAACTATGTAAGGAATCGATCTACAAGTCGTGATGTACGTGAACAAGAAATACGAGATAGAAACGTTCATGACCAACTTCGACAAGATCTTACTGAACACATTTGGAGCCTTCCCCCAAACTTTAGAACTATGAATGCTTAA